The following coding sequences lie in one Lolium perenne isolate Kyuss_39 chromosome 2, Kyuss_2.0, whole genome shotgun sequence genomic window:
- the LOC127336033 gene encoding RNA-binding protein L, with amino-acid sequence MMQQPPPSQPQPGMPPQGATGQPPHWGAIPPPMPQYGQPPPQYAQPPPPQQQMWGQPPPQTAPYGQVPAPQQYYAAPQAPPAAPASADEVKTLWIGDLQYWMDENYIYGCFAATGEVQAVKLIRDKQTGQLQGYGFVEFVSHAAAERVLTTFNGQMMPNVEMAYRLNWASAGEKRDDTPDYTIFVGDLAADVTDYMLQETFRVHYPSVKGAKVVTDKMTMRSKGYGFVKFGDPTEQARAMTEMNGMPCSSRPMRIGPAANRKTTGVQERVPNTNTQGAQSDNDPSNTTIFVGGLDPNVSEDALKQVFTPYGEVVHVKIPVGKRCGFVQFANRPSAEQALQMLQGTLIGGQNARLSWGRSPSNKQAQPQQESNQWGAAAGAGGYYGGYGQGYEAYGGGYAQPQDPNMYGYGAYAGYPNYQQPAAAQQPPQQQ; translated from the exons ATGATGCAGCAGCCCCCGCCGTCGCAGCCGCAGCCCGGCATGCCTCCGCAGGGCGCGACCGGGCAGCCGCCGCACTGGGGCGCGATCCCGCCGCCGATGCCGCAGTACGGGCAGCCCCCGCCGCAGTACGCGCAGCCGCCGCCACCGCAGCAGCAGATGTGGGGCCAGCCGCCGCCACAGACGGCGCCCTACGGGCAGGTGCCTGCTCCGCAGCAGTACTATGCCGCGCCGCAGGCTCCTCCGGCCGCCCCCGCGTCGGCGGACGAGGTGAAAACGCTCTGGATCGGGGACCTGCAGTACTGGATGGACGAGAACTACATCTACGGCTGCTTCGCGGCCACCGGGGAG GTTCAGGCTGTGAAGCTTATCCGTGACAAGCAAACTGGGCAACTTCAGGGTTATGGCTTTGTTGAGTTTGTAAGCCATGCAGCCGCTGAACGAGTTCTTACAACATTCAATGGACAAATGATGCCAAATGTCGAGATGGCATACAGACTCAACTGGGCCAGTGCTGGTGAAAAACGTGATGATACCCCAGATTACACAATTTTTGTTGGGGATCTGGCAGCAGATGTTACAGACTACATGTTACAGGAGACATTTAGGGTCCATTACCCTTCGGTGAAGGGCGCCAAAGTTGTGACTGATAAAATGACAATGCGCTCAAAGGGTTATGGATTTGTCAAGTTTGGTGATCCTACAGAGCAAGCTCGCGCAATGACTGAAATGAATGGAATGCCTTGTTCTTCCCGACCTATGCGCATTGGTCCAGCAGCAAATAGAAAAACAACTGGTGTTCAGGAGAGAG TACCAAATACAAATACTCAAGGAGCTCAGTCCGACAATGATCCTAGCAATACCACC ATATTTGTTGGTGGCCTTGACCCCAACGTCAGCGAAGATGCCTTGAAACAAGTTTTTACTCCTTATGGGGAAGTTGTCCATGTCAAGATTCCTGTTggaaagagatgtggttttgtccAGTTTGCTAACAG GCCTTCTGCTGAGCAAGCTCTTCAAATGCTGCAAGGGACCTTGATTGGTGGGCAGAATGCAAGGCTTTCATGGGGACGAAGCCCTTCGAATAAACAGGCTCAG CCGCAGCAGGAATCCAACCAGTGGGGGGCAGCTGCTGGTGCTGGTGGTTACTATGGTGGCTATGGACAAGGTTATGAGGCTTATGGTGGCGGTTATGCACAACCTCAAGACCCTAACATGTATGGTTATGGAGCTTATGCAGGGTACCCCAATTACCAGCAACCAGCAGCGGCGCAGCAGCCACCACAACAGCAG TGA